A section of the Pseudanabaena mucicola str. Chao 1806 genome encodes:
- a CDS encoding cytochrome b/b6 domain-containing protein, producing the protein MSRTAPYQPALLRLLHSAIALLVFGSLITGFMVYDRYDKRFGTLNLPIIRNTQGIHGTITLTFLCLLPIFAIYCFHIGDRRLIQKESLKQLQEVGKPIWWISLQRFANSLLLLSATFAVITGRMMQEEWLPTGEFNHIWYIGHLIGWLLMIVSVAIHLLMSAKVGGLPLLLSIYNWKIRPDDMPKFWLRGFKLKPSTIFLFFFEAIVIGGIAIAFILPLIFASPQ; encoded by the coding sequence ATGTCGCGTACTGCCCCCTACCAACCTGCCCTTTTGCGATTGCTCCATAGCGCGATCGCTTTATTAGTATTTGGCTCATTGATTACAGGCTTTATGGTTTATGACAGATATGACAAAAGATTTGGAACACTTAATTTACCAATTATCCGTAATACACAAGGCATTCATGGCACGATCACTCTAACATTTTTATGCCTCTTGCCAATCTTTGCCATTTACTGCTTTCACATAGGGGATCGTCGTTTAATCCAAAAAGAATCGCTTAAACAATTACAAGAAGTGGGAAAACCGATTTGGTGGATCTCATTACAGCGATTTGCCAATAGCCTATTGCTGCTATCTGCAACCTTTGCTGTGATTACAGGACGGATGATGCAAGAGGAATGGCTACCCACTGGAGAATTTAATCACATTTGGTATATCGGGCATCTAATAGGATGGCTATTGATGATTGTGAGTGTCGCTATACATCTATTAATGAGTGCCAAGGTTGGCGGCTTACCTCTATTGCTATCTATCTACAATTGGAAAATCAGACCCGATGATATGCCCAAGTTCTGGCTACGCGGATTTAAACTCAAACCTTCCACCATATTTCTCTTCTTTTTTGAAGCCATAGTAATTGGTGGCATCGCGATCGCCTTTATCTTGCCGTTAATATTTGCATCGCCTCAATAG
- a CDS encoding ParA family protein → MAQVIATVNMKGGVGKTTLTVNIATCLAKIHRKKVLVVDLDTQISATLSMISPAEFAKCRKENRTLRYLVSQSIARYGVQVEDPEERIYQIKDIVIPHVCKVQGLDLLVGDIDLYDEFLVSEMLYNRSLLYEEKQAFQKTWSKFEQGLIKGILAPALKNYDYIILDCAPGYNLITRSSIIASNYYLMPSRPEPLSVVGIQLLERRIEKLREVYRDDNSVNIQLLGIIFSLSAGFTLSRYYNKVMDRVSADFSSAKIFKTKIPNDVNIAKAVDDFVPVSLSNPNSGGAKAFAEVTVELLKKLEISLGMKEQTSRLSLVDLE, encoded by the coding sequence ATGGCTCAAGTAATAGCGACAGTCAATATGAAAGGGGGTGTTGGTAAAACCACCTTAACCGTCAATATTGCCACCTGTTTGGCGAAAATTCATCGCAAAAAGGTTTTAGTCGTAGATTTAGATACCCAAATCAGTGCCACCCTGAGCATGATTTCCCCCGCCGAATTTGCTAAATGTCGTAAAGAAAATCGCACTCTGAGATATTTAGTTAGTCAATCGATCGCTCGTTACGGTGTGCAGGTCGAAGATCCTGAAGAAAGAATCTACCAAATTAAAGATATTGTCATCCCCCATGTGTGTAAAGTTCAAGGCTTAGATCTGCTGGTTGGCGATATCGACCTATATGATGAGTTTTTAGTCTCAGAGATGCTCTATAACCGTTCGCTTTTATACGAAGAAAAACAAGCCTTCCAAAAGACATGGAGCAAATTTGAACAAGGTTTAATCAAAGGTATTCTGGCTCCTGCACTCAAAAATTACGATTACATTATTCTTGACTGTGCCCCTGGCTATAACTTGATTACGCGAAGTAGCATAATTGCTAGTAACTATTACCTGATGCCGTCTAGACCTGAACCTCTTTCCGTCGTCGGTATTCAGTTATTAGAAAGACGAATTGAGAAATTGCGAGAAGTCTATCGAGATGATAATTCGGTGAATATTCAGTTGTTAGGAATTATCTTCAGTCTATCGGCAGGATTTACTCTCAGTCGCTATTACAATAAAGTCATGGATCGCGTAAGTGCCGATTTTAGTAGTGCTAAGATTTTCAAAACAAAAATTCCCAATGATGTAAATATCGCTAAAGCTGTAGATGATTTCGTCCCCGTATCCCTCTCTAACCCCAATTCAGGTGGAGCAAAAGCCTTTGCAGAAGTAACCGTAGAACTTTTAAAAAAGTTAGAGATCTCTCTAGGTATGAAGGAGCAAACGTCAAGGTTGAGTTTAGTAGATTTAGAATAA
- a CDS encoding class I SAM-dependent methyltransferase, which yields MSDLISSHYDDQYFDWQAPIGEFGGWANQTKFIKYISEHSEVLDFGCGGGFLLRNLKCAKKVGVEVNPAAAATAKKNGLEMFRSVDKIPDDYVDVIISDNALEHTLQPLQELKSLYKKLKTGGKIIFVVPCEAISYSYKPNDINHHLYSWSPMCIGNLFTEAGFSVIESKPYIHKWPPKYQLIAKIGGRPLFEIACRIFGRIERTWFQVRVIGEKLS from the coding sequence ATGTCCGATTTGATCAGCAGCCACTATGATGACCAATATTTTGACTGGCAAGCTCCGATTGGTGAGTTTGGAGGATGGGCAAATCAAACCAAATTTATTAAATACATATCAGAGCATAGTGAAGTATTAGACTTTGGCTGTGGTGGTGGATTTCTGTTGAGAAATCTGAAATGTGCTAAAAAAGTCGGAGTCGAAGTAAATCCAGCCGCCGCTGCTACTGCAAAGAAAAACGGGCTTGAGATGTTTCGCAGTGTCGATAAAATCCCTGATGATTACGTTGATGTGATCATTTCTGACAACGCTTTGGAGCATACTCTCCAACCACTTCAAGAACTCAAATCACTATATAAAAAGCTGAAAACTGGCGGCAAAATCATATTCGTTGTTCCTTGTGAAGCGATTTCCTATAGCTACAAACCTAATGATATTAATCATCATCTTTATAGCTGGAGTCCCATGTGCATAGGCAATCTTTTCACCGAAGCAGGATTTTCAGTAATTGAGTCTAAACCTTATATTCACAAGTGGCCACCAAAATACCAACTAATCGCCAAAATTGGCGGCAGACCTCTATTTGAAATCGCCTGTCGTATTTTTGGGAGGATTGAACGAACTTGGTTTCAAGTAAGGGTCATTGGCGAAAAACTTTCATAA
- a CDS encoding FecR family protein yields MKSYLFIAAAAIALFGCESQPSSNPSPPVPSATTSNSPTNQAIAKVSLIEDKPVFVASQQNPQPKEIDAQVGMDLYVADTVRTEANGKTQIEFNNGVGFRIGGDSILQIQPQNRLHLKSGKMITWIKPGLKVPTEISTPYATAAIRGTTAFVEIPKDINQGVRFFSWEGTVSVKLPNQSKEIVLVTGEEILIKPNDTKPPVVRRLDLQEWKDNVSRKSSFLRSFKTPLPTQPIIDKLTPGQPSLDKAN; encoded by the coding sequence ATGAAAAGTTATCTATTCATAGCTGCTGCTGCAATCGCTTTATTTGGATGTGAGTCTCAACCTAGTTCAAATCCTAGTCCTCCTGTACCTAGCGCTACAACGAGTAATTCTCCTACAAATCAAGCGATCGCTAAGGTGTCATTGATTGAAGATAAGCCAGTGTTTGTCGCATCTCAACAAAATCCACAGCCTAAAGAAATTGATGCTCAGGTAGGAATGGATTTATATGTAGCTGATACAGTTCGTACTGAGGCAAATGGCAAAACGCAGATTGAGTTTAATAATGGGGTGGGCTTTCGGATTGGAGGTGATTCCATTTTGCAAATCCAACCTCAAAATCGCTTGCACCTAAAATCTGGAAAGATGATTACTTGGATTAAACCTGGTTTAAAAGTTCCAACAGAAATTTCTACGCCCTACGCAACTGCTGCTATTCGTGGCACAACAGCTTTTGTGGAAATTCCTAAGGATATCAATCAAGGTGTCAGATTTTTCTCTTGGGAAGGAACAGTATCAGTGAAGCTACCTAACCAATCAAAGGAAATTGTGTTGGTGACTGGCGAAGAAATTCTGATCAAACCCAATGATACCAAGCCTCCAGTTGTCCGCCGTTTAGACTTGCAAGAGTGGAAAGATAACGTCTCTAGAAAAAGTTCCTTTCTACGAAGCTTTAAAACACCTCTACCCACTCAACCAATCATCGATAAATTAACCCCTGGACAGCCGAGCCTTGATAAAGCTAATTAA
- a CDS encoding cysteine desulfurase family protein translates to MQSDRPIYLDYHATTPVDPRVASVVMEYMQIEFGNASSIDHTYGDKADRAVKQAAKQVADLVGAVPREVIFTSGATESINLVLQGLTQKSPSTHKLKIAVLPIEHKAVLDTCDALAKKGIAEMILLKVDRQGKLDLEHVETTCTQGIDLICVMAANNEIGTIYPMPEIGAIAQRYNAPFLCDATQAVGKIPINFRDWGITYLTLSGHKMYAPKGIGALILRKGYHLQPLIYGGGQQKGIRAGTLNVAGIAGLGEACRLRQQEMLADEQAIAAKRDRLQSLLLESIPDLTINGDRLNRLAGNLHISVPNIPNKAIITRIRDQLAIATGSACSSGVETASHVLQAINLPTNLIEGALRISIGKFTTDAEIDRAANILITAVHSTQQIIQR, encoded by the coding sequence ATGCAAAGCGATCGCCCCATTTACCTTGATTACCACGCCACTACCCCAGTTGATCCGCGTGTCGCTTCCGTAGTCATGGAATATATGCAGATAGAATTTGGCAATGCCAGCAGCATTGACCATACCTATGGAGACAAAGCCGATCGCGCAGTCAAACAAGCCGCCAAACAAGTCGCTGATTTAGTCGGAGCCGTACCTAGAGAAGTAATTTTTACATCGGGTGCGACCGAAAGCATTAATCTGGTGCTGCAAGGACTAACCCAAAAATCACCTAGCACCCATAAGCTAAAAATTGCAGTATTACCCATAGAACACAAAGCTGTTCTTGATACTTGTGATGCCCTAGCAAAAAAGGGAATTGCCGAGATGATCCTTTTAAAAGTCGATCGCCAAGGCAAACTAGACCTCGAACATGTAGAAACAACTTGCACTCAAGGCATAGATTTAATTTGTGTGATGGCAGCCAATAATGAGATCGGCACTATTTACCCTATGCCAGAAATCGGCGCGATCGCTCAACGTTATAACGCCCCCTTTCTTTGTGATGCTACCCAAGCCGTTGGCAAAATCCCGATTAACTTTCGCGATTGGGGCATTACTTATCTAACGCTTTCAGGACATAAAATGTATGCCCCTAAAGGCATCGGAGCCTTAATTTTGCGTAAAGGCTATCATCTTCAACCATTAATTTATGGTGGTGGACAGCAAAAAGGGATCAGAGCAGGGACGCTCAACGTCGCAGGTATTGCTGGTCTGGGTGAAGCTTGCCGCTTGCGTCAGCAAGAAATGTTAGCCGACGAACAAGCAATTGCAGCTAAACGCGATCGCCTCCAATCTTTATTACTAGAAAGTATTCCCGATCTAACGATCAATGGTGATCGCCTCAACCGACTGGCGGGAAACCTACATATTTCCGTCCCAAATATTCCCAACAAAGCGATCATTACCAGAATTCGCGATCAACTGGCGATCGCCACAGGCTCAGCTTGTTCATCAGGTGTTGAGACTGCTTCTCATGTTTTGCAAGCCATTAACCTACCCACAAATCTTATTGAAGGAGCCTTACGAATTAGCATCGGCAAATTCACAACCGATGCAGAAATTGATCGTGCAGCAAACATCTTGATTACAGCAGTGCATAGTACCCAACAAATTATTCAGCGTTAA
- a CDS encoding nuclease domain-containing protein yields MANYPTIKFVDDRGNVLPTDEDGLQHIQQFRQFWQVCLSDRWLGKVRLLGNPNIDLLNVAKTNYWQFKNNQIPPSIISSAGIVTIILIDDKGNQIEATKTRLAIHPASLTDSQLDRMIADIGTLALSVSSCVNREIKILTAQASGETGYGQKWSPYQGMLTTADALIELTSVMQQNWIALEKRSLKDIETTIGKVNRSRVYTSPKLLIKAYSQPAKQNFMGMVRTETTNCSENQFLCYLLDIYLQDVAQGVISSLKALKIDNVESRLIPSRRSDSDFTKFRDNIQKTVNQRTKRINQFELSVKEKIKQLQECQIWAKYARNSSFLRNISTPHTLPNHSLRLTGAPAYGAIYACYSSTQGHLLENLQQQILSFENLTPKNIKPVWEIYEIWCFVSIYSAFILYAGMSYEPSEGLFENLTVSIGTIQIPKNRPFRLSKKLGDRRQLTVTLTYESEQYNLYGKLRKPDILIEVSINGMSVSKFGFDAKYRNYRDQGYDRFQKDVIDIAKSRYQEELKLQACFVLHTDRNYDYWGEVPFSRFAREKFRVSQNKNDYVGHQYGAIALFPDSDPEKANQQLKKIIRLLLQYHLHESLISTCISCGYSLAPQENIFRQGLSTYYGCPQCGDFWVVNSCYGTHHHLLKFSNYFHHKSDHPEHRDKWMFICPECGSDPSEADLRNTGSYRRSY; encoded by the coding sequence ATGGCTAACTATCCCACTATAAAATTTGTGGACGATCGCGGTAATGTCTTACCCACTGACGAAGATGGGCTGCAACATATCCAACAATTTCGGCAATTTTGGCAAGTTTGTCTGAGCGATCGCTGGCTAGGTAAAGTTAGGCTGCTAGGTAATCCGAATATTGATTTATTAAATGTCGCAAAAACTAACTATTGGCAGTTTAAAAATAATCAAATTCCACCTTCAATTATCAGTAGTGCAGGAATTGTGACAATAATTCTCATTGATGACAAGGGAAACCAAATTGAAGCAACAAAAACTAGATTAGCTATCCATCCTGCGAGCTTAACTGATAGTCAATTGGATCGGATGATTGCGGATATTGGCACACTCGCACTATCAGTATCTAGTTGTGTGAATCGGGAAATTAAGATTCTTACTGCCCAAGCATCAGGAGAGACTGGCTATGGACAGAAATGGTCTCCCTATCAAGGAATGCTGACAACCGCCGATGCACTGATTGAACTTACATCAGTCATGCAACAAAATTGGATTGCTCTCGAAAAGCGATCGCTCAAAGATATTGAAACCACAATAGGCAAGGTCAACCGCTCTAGGGTTTATACATCTCCTAAATTATTAATCAAAGCCTATAGCCAACCCGCAAAGCAAAATTTTATGGGCATGGTTCGGACAGAAACCACTAACTGTTCCGAAAATCAATTTCTCTGTTACTTGCTAGATATTTATTTGCAGGATGTTGCACAGGGAGTTATCTCTAGCCTAAAGGCGTTAAAAATTGATAATGTAGAAAGCCGCTTGATTCCTAGCCGTCGTAGCGATTCTGATTTTACTAAGTTTCGAGACAATATTCAAAAAACCGTCAATCAACGCACTAAAAGAATTAATCAATTTGAATTATCAGTCAAGGAAAAAATCAAGCAACTGCAAGAATGTCAAATCTGGGCAAAATATGCTCGCAATTCATCGTTTTTAAGAAATATTTCCACCCCTCACACCTTACCAAATCATTCTTTAAGATTAACGGGAGCACCTGCTTATGGAGCTATCTACGCTTGCTATAGCAGTACTCAAGGACATTTACTAGAGAACTTGCAACAGCAAATTCTTTCCTTTGAAAATCTCACGCCCAAAAATATCAAACCAGTTTGGGAAATCTATGAGATCTGGTGCTTTGTTAGTATTTATAGTGCCTTTATTCTCTATGCTGGCATGAGCTACGAGCCATCAGAAGGTTTATTTGAGAACTTGACAGTATCAATAGGAACTATCCAAATCCCTAAAAATAGACCATTTCGATTAAGCAAAAAATTAGGCGATCGCCGTCAACTAACAGTAACGCTCACTTACGAATCCGAACAATACAACCTCTATGGCAAACTGCGAAAGCCAGATATTCTAATTGAAGTTTCGATAAATGGAATGTCAGTATCTAAATTTGGATTTGATGCTAAATATCGCAACTACCGAGATCAAGGCTATGACCGTTTTCAAAAAGATGTCATCGACATTGCCAAATCTCGATATCAAGAAGAATTAAAGCTTCAAGCTTGCTTTGTCCTCCATACTGACAGAAATTATGACTATTGGGGTGAAGTACCATTTAGTCGCTTTGCTAGAGAGAAATTTCGAGTTAGTCAAAATAAAAATGACTATGTTGGACATCAATATGGGGCGATCGCGCTCTTTCCTGATTCTGATCCTGAGAAAGCCAATCAACAACTCAAAAAAATTATTCGCTTATTACTGCAATATCATCTCCATGAATCTCTAATTTCAACCTGTATATCCTGTGGCTATTCTCTTGCTCCTCAAGAAAACATTTTCAGGCAAGGATTAAGCACATATTACGGCTGCCCTCAATGTGGTGATTTTTGGGTTGTGAATAGCTGTTATGGCACTCATCATCATTTACTCAAATTCAGTAACTACTTTCACCATAAATCTGACCACCCAGAACACCGTGATAAATGGATGTTTATCTGTCCAGAATGCGGGAGCGATCCTTCTGAGGCTGACCTCAGAAACACAGGAAGCTATCGAAGAAGTTATTAA
- a CDS encoding AAA family ATPase — MTELNQDPFDARWLNCLYGGKLAGRAKIVTDAIVLIEPLLVITLSDGTKVKKFFGLRKNCSSDKLIKDDYVIFDWRNVGERSYDRKREEEGDPEAIEIEVVTKNIAEEVATQLRRLHPNKLREQWDIHLSLIEEKKANINAHAEEIALVRTEEKLNELKEYKKQLIREEEFLKQKEKELEMREIAIPEEVAKLVKSRTAEFTKQVQEKLSELNRERESVKKQQESLNLQRHNLNQEVEELATTRTREIQEQFEAKQKQLTREIQSLADRTKQFLVRQEQLKLQEAQLLEIRQQIEPYRLAVPVEILPNRVIEPVQLPSKLGTKWHQQLQKEGLQVSRNIANSFLLSMLSGFYSGGIVLLNGSVGVGKTSIVKHSAKLIGGSCAIIPVRPAWIEPADLLGFFDPIHEIFRPTSFLTALKNAETDRERLNLICLDELNLAKIENYASDLLSKLEYSREFRESNELDEAKDDNSILLFSDDIERELWQEIDYLEKQEQLESKQKARQQRLKIFLQKWRSHQPVPQNMILLGTLNSDETTYDLSPKVIDRSYTITYPIADFNQLPKQVTNQAATQINSISSSKLRQVLHDGYKKNWDLVINGKSQDWVKIQQWQKDYFAEASALGIPLGYRTMKDYAVFCAIADWLELNQKEAFGHFLFTKILPRITFFKDNQTNSLFQEWLKELKQNYKTYDPANILDRLERQLNDERRQIVRYWG; from the coding sequence ATGACTGAATTAAATCAAGATCCTTTTGATGCGAGATGGCTTAATTGCCTATACGGGGGGAAATTAGCAGGACGAGCAAAGATCGTTACAGATGCTATTGTTCTTATTGAGCCTTTATTGGTTATAACTTTATCTGATGGTACTAAAGTTAAAAAATTCTTTGGTCTAAGAAAGAATTGCTCCAGTGATAAATTGATTAAAGATGATTATGTGATCTTTGATTGGCGGAATGTCGGTGAACGCAGTTATGATCGCAAACGTGAGGAAGAAGGTGATCCTGAAGCAATTGAGATTGAGGTGGTCACTAAAAATATTGCTGAAGAAGTTGCAACTCAACTTAGAAGATTACATCCTAATAAACTAAGGGAGCAATGGGATATACATCTAAGCCTCATAGAAGAGAAAAAAGCTAATATCAATGCTCATGCGGAAGAGATTGCATTAGTTAGGACAGAAGAAAAGCTTAACGAGTTGAAAGAGTATAAAAAACAACTAATTCGGGAAGAAGAGTTTCTCAAACAGAAAGAGAAAGAACTGGAAATGCGAGAAATTGCTATTCCTGAAGAGGTTGCCAAATTGGTTAAGTCTAGAACGGCAGAGTTCACTAAACAAGTTCAGGAAAAATTATCTGAGTTGAATCGTGAGCGTGAATCTGTCAAAAAGCAACAAGAGTCTCTTAACCTGCAACGGCATAACCTTAACCAAGAAGTAGAAGAACTTGCTACTACTAGAACTAGAGAAATTCAAGAACAGTTTGAAGCTAAACAGAAGCAATTGACTAGAGAAATTCAATCTTTAGCCGATCGCACTAAACAATTTCTAGTCCGACAAGAACAGCTAAAGCTACAGGAAGCCCAACTATTGGAGATTAGGCAACAAATAGAGCCTTATCGTCTTGCAGTTCCTGTTGAGATCTTACCAAATCGAGTGATTGAGCCAGTGCAATTACCCAGTAAACTTGGTACTAAATGGCATCAGCAATTACAAAAAGAAGGTTTGCAGGTATCCCGAAATATCGCCAATAGCTTCCTGCTGTCTATGCTATCAGGATTTTATTCAGGGGGAATTGTACTGCTCAATGGCTCTGTAGGCGTTGGCAAAACTAGTATTGTCAAGCATTCAGCAAAATTGATCGGTGGTTCCTGTGCGATTATTCCTGTACGTCCTGCATGGATTGAGCCTGCGGATTTATTGGGATTCTTTGATCCAATTCATGAGATATTTCGCCCTACTAGCTTTCTCACAGCTTTAAAAAATGCCGAAACAGATCGAGAAAGATTAAACTTAATTTGTCTAGATGAGTTGAATCTAGCCAAAATTGAGAACTATGCTTCAGATTTGTTGTCAAAGCTAGAGTATTCTCGTGAATTCCGTGAATCTAATGAGTTAGATGAAGCAAAAGATGATAACTCCATACTCCTTTTTTCTGATGATATAGAAAGAGAACTATGGCAAGAAATTGATTATTTAGAAAAACAGGAACAACTTGAATCAAAGCAAAAAGCTAGACAACAAAGATTAAAAATATTTTTGCAAAAATGGCGATCGCATCAACCTGTACCACAAAACATGATTTTACTGGGCACATTAAATTCTGATGAAACTACCTATGATCTTAGTCCCAAGGTAATTGATCGCTCCTATACAATTACCTATCCGATCGCTGATTTTAATCAATTACCTAAACAAGTCACCAATCAAGCAGCAACCCAAATTAATTCCATCTCTAGCTCCAAACTTAGGCAAGTTCTCCACGATGGATATAAGAAAAATTGGGATTTGGTTATCAATGGAAAATCTCAGGACTGGGTAAAAATTCAGCAATGGCAAAAAGATTATTTTGCCGAAGCGTCAGCACTAGGTATCCCTCTAGGCTATCGCACCATGAAAGATTATGCGGTATTTTGTGCGATCGCTGATTGGCTAGAACTTAATCAAAAAGAAGCTTTTGGTCATTTTCTATTTACAAAGATATTGCCCAGAATCACTTTCTTTAAAGATAATCAAACTAATAGTCTCTTTCAAGAATGGCTCAAGGAACTCAAACAAAATTACAAAACCTACGATCCCGCCAATATTCTCGATCGCCTAGAACGTCAACTTAACGATGAGCGCCGCCAAATAGTGCGCTATTGGGGGTAA
- a CDS encoding HNH endonuclease domain-containing protein, whose product MENPLVSQLLISESLDISALSRLFDKTTNSYKYIFLLSLLDIINRRRFSPSQSISFQELIIEMLANAWYPYSFCKLSFGNQDMILSQIEKLNLNVDKTSIKGDYAGKENLRANISSQKLDYSLMDYVPFRINTAFFRGELRGLVDSKVNATVIQLSNQYFETRKPLLKYSDDCLSVIVHPEWIDYFKINYSIIRGWISWEWLKYMQKCNPSTPAISNKLFAPIQRDSLKNQTEYWKKVLEHQNLTCIYSNQTLTTDNLSLDHYLPWSFVTHDLLWNLIPTSKEVNSSKSDNLPSNIYFDLFVGIQHKGLIVSHANMTERTWYRYIEPFIAELRVSNKSDLLEFEKLHKAYASVILPQLNIAISHGFIANWLYKIER is encoded by the coding sequence ATGGAAAATCCTCTTGTTTCACAATTGCTAATATCGGAAAGCTTGGATATAAGCGCATTGTCCCGACTATTTGATAAAACAACTAACTCATATAAGTATATTTTTCTTCTATCTCTTTTAGATATTATCAATAGAAGACGATTTTCTCCTTCTCAATCAATCAGCTTTCAGGAGTTAATCATTGAAATGCTTGCAAATGCTTGGTATCCATACAGTTTTTGCAAACTTTCATTTGGAAACCAAGATATGATTCTTTCTCAAATAGAAAAATTAAATCTAAATGTAGATAAAACAAGCATAAAAGGAGATTACGCGGGGAAAGAAAATTTAAGAGCAAATATTTCAAGTCAAAAACTGGACTATTCGCTAATGGATTATGTGCCTTTTCGTATCAATACTGCTTTTTTTCGTGGAGAGTTACGGGGTCTTGTAGATAGTAAGGTCAATGCAACTGTTATTCAACTTTCAAACCAGTATTTTGAAACTCGTAAGCCGTTACTAAAGTATAGTGATGATTGCTTATCAGTAATAGTTCATCCTGAATGGATAGATTACTTCAAAATAAATTACTCAATTATAAGAGGTTGGATTTCTTGGGAATGGCTAAAATATATGCAAAAATGCAATCCTAGTACACCAGCTATCAGTAATAAGCTATTTGCTCCAATACAAAGAGATTCTCTCAAAAATCAGACTGAATACTGGAAAAAAGTTTTAGAGCATCAAAATCTGACCTGCATTTACTCTAATCAGACTCTAACAACGGATAATCTTTCGCTAGATCATTACTTGCCTTGGTCTTTTGTAACTCATGATCTTTTATGGAATCTTATCCCAACGTCTAAAGAAGTTAATTCCTCTAAATCTGATAATCTACCCTCAAATATTTATTTTGATTTATTCGTAGGTATACAACATAAAGGCTTGATTGTATCCCATGCAAATATGACTGAGAGAACTTGGTATCGCTACATTGAGCCTTTTATAGCAGAGTTGCGAGTATCAAACAAAAGTGACTTACTAGAATTTGAAAAGCTACATAAAGCTTATGCTTCAGTCATTTTGCCACAGCTTAATATTGCAATTAGTCATGGATTTATTGCTAATTGGCTATATAAAATAGAAAGATAG